In Micromonospora sp. WMMD980, the following are encoded in one genomic region:
- a CDS encoding amino acid-binding protein, with protein sequence MLLRVRVTLPDRPGTLGQVARTLGVSGADIVQVVVLERLGGRAVDDFTVVWPGAARVERLLAGLAAIPGVRVDGVWRAIGAPTTTGQDAELLAQVAANPTDGVATLVDAVPGLLAADWAVAAVVPLDWASRSGEGASATVGHASWRAPAPPRLPEVTPLRARAMTSPDGHHYAVAPFGRAGLVLVVSRDHSEPLSAAAFHSTEVDRLAQLVRASAVILGDRLDLVGAPPVTTIT encoded by the coding sequence ATGCTGCTGAGAGTTCGGGTGACCCTGCCGGACCGACCGGGCACGCTCGGCCAGGTGGCCCGGACACTCGGCGTCTCCGGCGCCGACATCGTCCAGGTGGTGGTGCTGGAACGGCTCGGCGGGCGGGCGGTGGACGACTTCACCGTAGTCTGGCCGGGCGCGGCGCGGGTGGAACGGCTGCTCGCCGGGCTGGCCGCGATCCCCGGCGTCCGGGTGGACGGGGTGTGGCGGGCGATCGGCGCGCCGACCACCACCGGGCAGGACGCGGAACTGCTCGCCCAGGTGGCGGCGAACCCGACCGACGGGGTGGCCACGCTCGTCGACGCGGTCCCGGGTCTGCTCGCCGCGGACTGGGCGGTGGCCGCCGTGGTGCCGCTCGACTGGGCCTCGCGCAGCGGCGAGGGCGCCTCGGCCACGGTGGGGCACGCGAGCTGGCGGGCGCCGGCGCCGCCCCGGTTGCCCGAGGTGACGCCGCTGCGGGCCCGCGCGATGACCAGCCCGGACGGGCACCACTACGCGGTCGCGCCGTTCGGCCGCGCCGGCCTGGTGCTGGTGGTCTCCCGCGACCACAGCGAGCCACTCTCGGCCGCCGCGTTCCACTCCACCGAGGTGGACCGGCTCGCCCAGCTCGTCCGCGCCAGCGCGGTGATCCTCGGCGACCGGCTCGACCTGGTGGGCGCGCCGCCGGTGACCACGATCACCTGA